In Caproicibacterium amylolyticum, a genomic segment contains:
- a CDS encoding DUF4186 domain-containing protein produces MTIDEALDRLQTSKFRASFFLKEQDRKYVRQKGMETIRWHAQDFVRQRLAPAVIPNDGKQTPMHGHPVFLAQHACACCCRGCLNKWYHVKKGVQLSTEQQEKIVNLLLAWIEQQMNEQQ; encoded by the coding sequence GTGACAATTGATGAGGCACTGGACCGGTTGCAAACTTCCAAGTTTCGTGCCAGCTTTTTCTTAAAGGAACAAGACCGCAAATATGTACGGCAAAAAGGGATGGAAACTATTCGTTGGCATGCGCAGGATTTCGTGCGGCAGCGGCTAGCACCGGCTGTAATTCCGAACGATGGAAAACAGACACCGATGCACGGGCATCCCGTGTTCCTTGCGCAGCATGCCTGTGCGTGCTGCTGCCGCGGATGCCTAAATAAGTGGTATCATGTGAAAAAGGGAGTCCAGCTAAGTACAGAACAACAGGAAAAAATTGTGAATCTTTTGCTGGCATGGATTGAGCAGCAAATGAATGAACAGCAATAA
- a CDS encoding nucleoside recognition domain-containing protein, translating into MLNWIWAGMIIISFICAICTSRMEQLSAAVLSGAGSAVELCLTTLGMMCFWTGLMHAAEKGGLTKLLAKLLSPILRWLFPKLRKNSPALGAVCMNLTANLLGLGNAATPLGIAAMQELKKESDTTSGVADNAMVLFVVLNTSSLQLIPTFMATLRGKYGAAQPFDILPAVWITSICALLAAVTMAKLLERRFSG; encoded by the coding sequence ATGCTTAACTGGATTTGGGCCGGAATGATAATTATTAGCTTTATTTGTGCAATTTGTACCAGTCGTATGGAACAGCTTTCTGCTGCAGTTTTGAGTGGGGCGGGAAGTGCAGTAGAATTATGCTTAACTACGCTGGGCATGATGTGCTTTTGGACGGGGCTGATGCATGCTGCCGAGAAAGGCGGCTTAACAAAACTGCTTGCTAAGCTTCTTTCGCCAATTCTGCGTTGGTTATTCCCTAAACTGCGCAAAAACAGTCCCGCGCTTGGCGCTGTGTGTATGAACCTGACCGCGAATCTCCTTGGTCTTGGCAACGCCGCCACACCGCTTGGCATTGCTGCCATGCAGGAACTGAAGAAAGAATCGGACACCACATCGGGTGTTGCTGACAACGCAATGGTACTTTTTGTTGTGCTGAACACTTCTTCTCTGCAGCTGATTCCAACCTTTATGGCCACGCTGCGCGGAAAGTACGGTGCGGCCCAACCATTTGACATTTTGCCCGCTGTGTGGATTACTTCTATCTGTGCGCTGCTGGCAGCTGTAACAATGGCCAAACTGTTAGAAAGGCGTTTCAGTGGATAA
- a CDS encoding tyrosine-type recombinase/integrase — MPANKDPDRRGKWIAQFYFTDWTGKRTKKKKRGFDTKKAAAEWERDFLKQQTADINMKLSAFVDIYLDDMKPRLRGSTLDGKHFLFDKLIIPYFGERPLCAISAADVRQWQATLMNAEYQQGKETKKYSPTYLKTVNNQLTALFNYAVRFYGLRENPCHKAGSMGKKNAEEMQFWTLDEYQEFREAVKDKPRSFMAFQMLYYSGMRIGELMALTVADIDLEVHTVNISKTYSRRNGEDVVTPPKTPKSNRIIALPPFICDELRVYMASAYGLKDSDRIFPFTKYFLEHEMKRGCKISGVTKIRLHDLRHSHASLLIEQGFSPLLIADRLGHENVETTLNTYSHLWPHKQEEVADRLQQLEDTLAGSKTVLKN, encoded by the coding sequence ATGCCAGCAAATAAAGACCCAGACCGCCGGGGCAAATGGATAGCACAGTTCTATTTCACCGATTGGACAGGTAAGCGAACAAAGAAAAAGAAGCGCGGTTTTGACACAAAAAAAGCCGCTGCCGAATGGGAAAGAGATTTTCTCAAGCAGCAGACGGCTGATATAAATATGAAGTTGTCAGCATTTGTCGATATTTATTTGGATGATATGAAGCCCCGGCTGCGCGGCTCCACACTGGACGGCAAGCACTTCCTTTTTGACAAGTTAATTATTCCATACTTCGGTGAAAGGCCACTGTGTGCAATTTCTGCGGCAGATGTACGGCAGTGGCAGGCTACACTTATGAATGCAGAATATCAGCAGGGGAAAGAAACTAAAAAATATTCTCCAACGTATTTGAAAACGGTCAATAATCAGTTGACTGCACTTTTTAACTACGCTGTGCGGTTCTATGGCTTGCGTGAGAATCCATGCCATAAGGCCGGAAGCATGGGGAAGAAGAACGCTGAAGAAATGCAATTCTGGACGCTGGACGAATATCAGGAGTTCCGGGAAGCTGTCAAAGATAAGCCACGCTCTTTTATGGCGTTCCAGATGCTTTACTATTCCGGCATGCGTATAGGCGAACTTATGGCTTTAACGGTTGCGGACATTGACCTTGAAGTCCACACAGTCAACATTAGTAAAACATATAGTCGCCGTAATGGAGAAGACGTTGTAACGCCTCCAAAAACTCCTAAAAGCAACCGCATTATTGCATTGCCGCCCTTTATTTGTGATGAACTTCGGGTATATATGGCTTCTGCCTATGGCTTGAAAGATTCCGACAGAATATTCCCATTTACCAAATACTTTCTTGAACATGAGATGAAGCGAGGCTGCAAAATATCTGGTGTAACGAAGATTCGGCTGCATGATTTGCGGCATAGCCATGCTTCGTTGCTAATAGAGCAAGGGTTTAGTCCTTTACTGATAGCGGACAGGCTTGGTCATGAGAATGTAGAAACCACATTGAATACATATAGTCATTTGTGGCCACATAAACAGGAAGAAGTAGCAGACCGCTTGCAGCAGCTTGAGGATACACTCGCCGGTTCTAAAACGGTTCTAAAAAATTAA
- a CDS encoding AbrB/MazE/SpoVT family DNA-binding domain-containing protein: MKSTGIMRKVDELGRIVLPKELRKALDIKEKDPLEIFVGESGEIILRKYQPACIFCNSMDGIITYKGHNVCRHCMEKLAHRLTVEEAEE; the protein is encoded by the coding sequence ATGAAATCAACAGGAATTATGCGTAAAGTCGATGAATTGGGTCGAATTGTACTGCCGAAGGAACTGCGTAAAGCGCTGGACATCAAGGAGAAGGATCCACTCGAAATCTTTGTTGGTGAAAGCGGCGAAATCATTCTCCGCAAATATCAGCCTGCATGTATTTTCTGCAACAGCATGGACGGAATCATTACATACAAGGGTCACAATGTCTGCCGTCACTGCATGGAGAAACTGGCACACCGCTTGACAGTTGAAGAGGCTGAGGAGTAA
- a CDS encoding ICEBs1 excisionase, which translates to MNGNYYINCQEACSALHLSAGHVYKLFREMNAELRQAGYMTVSGRIPRAYFNKKFYGGINNDKTA; encoded by the coding sequence ATGAACGGAAATTACTATATTAATTGCCAAGAAGCATGCAGTGCACTGCATCTATCAGCTGGGCACGTTTACAAATTGTTTCGTGAGATGAATGCAGAACTTAGACAAGCCGGTTACATGACTGTTTCCGGACGTATACCACGCGCATACTTTAATAAGAAATTTTATGGTGGCATTAACAATGATAAAACTGCTTGA
- a CDS encoding folate family ECF transporter S component: MQKSTDFLSLFRDSAAELKKLPSLVTAALLMALALILSSLGVYITPTLRITFAFLANAVSAMLFGPVVAMLTGGLGDFLGYFLHPNGPFYPAYTITAIASGFLYGIFLYHRPVKLGWVIAAKSSVTLISNIFLNTLWGALLYGKSFTALLPARIAKNLALLPIEIAMLFLIAKAAQQIYETSSHRFGAQKATR, translated from the coding sequence ATGCAAAAAAGCACGGATTTTCTGTCCCTTTTTCGGGACTCGGCTGCTGAACTCAAGAAGCTGCCGTCGCTGGTCACTGCCGCACTGCTGATGGCACTGGCCCTGATTCTTTCCAGCCTGGGTGTTTACATTACACCAACTTTGCGTATTACGTTCGCATTTTTGGCAAACGCCGTAAGTGCCATGCTTTTTGGCCCGGTTGTAGCTATGCTGACTGGCGGACTGGGAGATTTTCTGGGCTATTTCCTACATCCAAACGGTCCTTTTTACCCTGCTTACACCATCACGGCAATCGCCAGCGGATTTCTTTATGGTATTTTTTTATATCATCGACCGGTCAAACTCGGCTGGGTCATTGCTGCAAAGTCTTCTGTAACACTAATTTCTAATATCTTTCTAAATACACTGTGGGGGGCACTGCTGTATGGCAAATCCTTTACTGCACTGCTGCCTGCACGAATTGCAAAAAATCTTGCTCTGCTGCCGATTGAAATTGCAATGCTTTTTCTGATTGCTAAGGCAGCACAGCAAATTTATGAAACATCCAGCCACCGCTTCGGCGCACAAAAGGCTACCAGATAA
- a CDS encoding protein-glutamate O-methyltransferase CheR has translation MMEQSAQTGLVHLTDQEFKTLVDFVHSKYGINLIKKRVLIEGRLSQTLHQKGLSSFRQYIDLLKADRTGAEMTTFLNKITTNHSYFARENEHFNYLANTALPYMERTRSSHDLRIWSAGCSAGQEAYNMAMTIDQYFGANKHLWDTTILATDISMDVLKRAQAAVYPDNNLTNVPPIWKQKYFKSLGDGTYQVCDKIRKEVVFKPLNLMEPFHFIKPFDIIFCRNVMIYFDAPTTDRLIEKFYNVIAPGGYLFIGHSEVINKEATKFRYVQPAIYQRGE, from the coding sequence ATGATGGAACAAAGTGCTCAAACCGGCCTGGTTCACCTTACCGACCAGGAGTTTAAAACACTTGTGGATTTTGTCCACTCCAAGTATGGAATCAACCTGATTAAAAAGCGGGTCCTGATTGAGGGCCGCCTTTCGCAGACTCTGCATCAAAAAGGTCTCTCCTCTTTTCGTCAATACATAGACTTGCTGAAAGCAGACCGAACCGGTGCGGAAATGACCACATTCCTAAACAAAATTACCACCAATCATTCTTATTTTGCAAGAGAAAACGAGCACTTTAATTATCTTGCAAACACAGCTCTTCCCTACATGGAACGTACCCGCAGCAGCCATGATCTGCGCATTTGGAGCGCAGGCTGCTCCGCTGGTCAGGAAGCCTACAATATGGCCATGACCATTGACCAGTATTTCGGAGCAAACAAACATTTGTGGGACACAACCATTCTGGCTACCGACATTTCCATGGATGTGCTGAAACGTGCGCAAGCTGCTGTTTACCCGGATAATAACCTGACAAATGTTCCTCCCATCTGGAAACAAAAGTATTTTAAATCTCTCGGAGACGGAACTTATCAGGTCTGCGACAAAATTCGGAAAGAAGTCGTTTTTAAGCCGCTGAACCTAATGGAACCGTTTCATTTCATAAAACCATTTGATATTATTTTCTGTCGCAATGTGATGATTTACTTTGACGCACCCACCACAGACAGGCTGATTGAAAAATTTTATAATGTTATTGCACCCGGCGGATATTTGTTTATCGGCCACTCTGAGGTAATTAATAAAGAGGCTACCAAGTTCCGCTATGTACAGCCTGCAATTTATCAAAGAGGGGAGTAA
- a CDS encoding deoxyribonuclease IV encodes MHIGSHLSASGGLLHMGKEALSMDADTFQFFTRNPRGGRAKAIDADDAAALRKLMEEHHFAPIVAHAPYTLNACAAKPEVQEFALQTMKDDLARMEYLPGNYYNFHPGSHVGQGAETGIRKIIDVLNEVLTPEQNTTVLLETMAGKGTEVGRSFEELREILDGVRLSQKVGVCLDTCHVFDAGYDIVNDLDGVLNEFDHVIGLECLRTVHLNDSKNTCGSHKDRHEAAGEGFIGMLALTRVLTHSALKNLPFILETPLDTAGHAQEIAKLRAAASNAG; translated from the coding sequence ATGCATATCGGTTCACATCTTTCTGCATCCGGCGGCTTATTGCATATGGGCAAGGAAGCTTTGTCAATGGATGCAGATACTTTTCAGTTCTTTACGAGGAATCCGCGCGGCGGCAGAGCCAAGGCAATAGACGCTGATGACGCGGCGGCATTGCGTAAATTGATGGAGGAGCATCACTTCGCGCCGATTGTTGCGCATGCACCTTATACGCTGAACGCCTGTGCTGCCAAACCGGAAGTGCAGGAATTTGCCTTACAGACTATGAAAGATGACCTTGCACGTATGGAGTATCTGCCGGGCAACTATTACAATTTTCACCCCGGCAGCCATGTGGGGCAGGGAGCAGAAACAGGAATCCGAAAAATTATTGATGTACTGAATGAAGTCCTCACTCCTGAGCAGAACACAACCGTCTTGTTGGAAACGATGGCTGGCAAAGGAACCGAGGTTGGCCGCAGCTTTGAGGAACTGCGCGAAATTTTGGACGGAGTCCGGCTTTCACAAAAAGTGGGTGTTTGCTTAGATACCTGCCATGTGTTTGACGCTGGCTACGACATTGTGAACGATTTGGACGGTGTACTAAATGAATTCGACCATGTAATTGGTCTGGAATGCCTTAGAACCGTTCATTTGAATGACAGTAAAAACACCTGCGGAAGCCATAAAGACCGCCACGAGGCCGCAGGAGAGGGCTTTATAGGTATGCTGGCACTTACACGTGTCTTGACACATTCGGCACTGAAAAATTTGCCGTTCATTTTGGAAACACCGCTTGATACAGCCGGCCATGCGCAGGAGATTGCGAAGCTGCGTGCCGCTGCATCAAATGCGGGCTGA
- a CDS encoding M24 family metallopeptidase produces MVKIHQNRLKAVTENMKRQGLPQILVSSTASVYYLTGLWIEPMERLLVLYIRDNGECALFGNALFGLTPGGDVPLYVHTDADDPLHDLVKVVHPGVLGIDKSWASSHLLSLMHQRPDITPKVGSAPVDEARMKKDSQEIEALRSASQINDEVMEASLAAIHDGASEKELAAYVEHQFALHGADRATEGMIVSFGANGADPHHCPDNTLAKSGDSMVFDIYIPINRYWCDMTRTVFFKEADDESRRIYETVRKANLAAEAMIHPGVKMCEIDSTARSIIEDAGYGPYFTHRLGHGLGIDCHEPPDNSAVNQTVAVSGMVFSVEPGIYLPEKIGVRIEDLVLVTEDGCEVLNHYKKDLQIIR; encoded by the coding sequence ATGGTGAAAATTCATCAGAACCGTTTGAAAGCAGTTACAGAGAACATGAAACGGCAGGGGCTGCCGCAGATTTTGGTTTCTTCAACTGCCTCCGTTTATTATTTGACCGGATTGTGGATTGAACCAATGGAACGATTGCTGGTGCTGTACATTCGTGACAACGGTGAATGCGCGCTGTTCGGAAATGCACTTTTTGGACTGACTCCCGGCGGTGATGTACCGCTGTATGTACATACTGATGCCGATGACCCGCTGCACGACCTTGTAAAGGTTGTACACCCCGGTGTGTTGGGCATAGATAAAAGCTGGGCAAGCAGCCATCTGCTCAGCCTGATGCATCAGCGCCCGGATATTACGCCGAAGGTAGGCAGTGCGCCGGTGGACGAAGCCCGTATGAAAAAGGACAGTCAGGAAATTGAGGCACTCCGCAGTGCTTCCCAGATTAATGATGAGGTTATGGAAGCATCCCTTGCGGCGATTCATGACGGCGCAAGTGAAAAGGAACTGGCCGCTTACGTGGAGCACCAGTTTGCGCTGCACGGTGCTGACCGCGCGACAGAGGGTATGATTGTATCCTTTGGCGCAAACGGTGCTGATCCGCACCACTGCCCGGACAACACACTTGCTAAGTCCGGCGACTCCATGGTGTTTGATATTTATATTCCAATCAACCGCTATTGGTGCGATATGACCCGCACAGTTTTCTTTAAAGAAGCAGATGACGAAAGCCGAAGGATTTATGAAACTGTGCGAAAAGCTAACCTTGCAGCAGAAGCTATGATTCACCCGGGTGTTAAAATGTGCGAGATTGACAGCACAGCAAGAAGCATCATTGAGGATGCAGGGTACGGCCCTTATTTTACGCACCGCCTTGGCCACGGATTGGGCATTGACTGCCACGAGCCGCCGGACAACAGTGCTGTTAATCAAACCGTGGCAGTTTCAGGCATGGTGTTTTCGGTAGAGCCGGGCATTTATCTGCCGGAAAAAATAGGCGTTCGGATTGAAGATTTGGTACTGGTAACCGAAGATGGCTGTGAAGTGCTCAATCACTACAAAAAGGATTTACAGATTATTCGCTGA
- a CDS encoding spore maturation protein, producing MDKLGVIAVPISVVCIVVFCLARKVPVFDAFTEGAKQGLKTSFSILPTLVGLMTGVAMLQASGALDLLANALAPVMHALGLPPATAPLVLMKPVSGSGATAVLTQILQQNGADSFTGRVAAVLAGSTETAFYCIAVYYGSIRVHKTRHTLPAALFGDFVACIIAPLAVHFIFH from the coding sequence GTGGATAAATTAGGTGTAATTGCTGTTCCCATTTCCGTTGTATGCATTGTTGTTTTCTGCCTTGCGCGGAAAGTTCCCGTTTTCGACGCTTTTACAGAGGGAGCAAAGCAAGGACTGAAAACCTCTTTTTCTATCCTCCCCACGCTGGTCGGACTCATGACCGGCGTTGCTATGCTGCAAGCCAGCGGTGCATTAGATTTGCTGGCAAATGCATTGGCACCCGTCATGCACGCGCTGGGGCTTCCCCCTGCTACCGCGCCTTTGGTCCTGATGAAACCTGTGTCTGGCAGTGGTGCCACCGCGGTCCTAACCCAAATCCTGCAGCAAAACGGCGCAGACAGCTTTACAGGGCGTGTTGCGGCAGTTTTGGCAGGAAGCACCGAAACCGCATTTTACTGCATTGCGGTATACTACGGCAGCATCCGGGTACACAAAACCCGCCACACCCTTCCGGCGGCGCTGTTTGGTGATTTTGTTGCCTGCATCATTGCACCGCTTGCTGTACACTTCATTTTTCACTGA
- a CDS encoding helix-turn-helix domain-containing protein, whose product MSIGENIKRLRYSQGLTQKGLAEKTGLAEITIKQYESNKRNPKIETLRSIANVLGVSIAELIDNVQVPDSLSSNRKAIGYDLSKCTPIDPTGKQEELLIALSISNIGGILNFIENNLPSLKDLRGAEVIQPENLKTAKRSLNMIQNKAEKGITVNDRFVELSQGDKEIVNDLIDRLYIRKIRQNGIEEDNE is encoded by the coding sequence TTGAGCATTGGAGAAAACATAAAGCGGCTAAGATACTCGCAAGGCTTAACACAAAAAGGACTTGCTGAAAAAACTGGTTTAGCAGAGATAACAATAAAACAATATGAGTCAAACAAAAGAAATCCAAAGATCGAAACTCTTAGATCTATAGCTAATGTTTTAGGCGTTTCTATAGCTGAATTAATAGACAACGTACAGGTGCCTGACTCCTTATCTTCAAATAGGAAAGCAATAGGATATGATTTATCAAAATGTACTCCTATTGATCCAACGGGGAAGCAGGAGGAATTGCTTATTGCATTATCTATTTCAAATATTGGTGGAATTTTGAATTTTATTGAGAACAACCTGCCTTCATTAAAAGATTTAAGAGGGGCAGAAGTTATTCAACCAGAAAACCTTAAAACAGCAAAACGTTCTTTGAACATGATTCAAAACAAAGCTGAAAAAGGAATTACAGTTAATGATAGATTCGTTGAATTAAGTCAAGGCGATAAAGAAATAGTGAATGACTTAATTGATCGACTTTATATTAGAAAAATAAGGCAAAATGGTATAGAGGAAGACAACGAATAA
- a CDS encoding protein-glutamate methylesterase/protein-glutamine glutaminase, producing the protein MAIRVLVVDDSLVFRKQLQMSLSQDTRIDVIATAIDPVDAKQKILSLHPDVVTLDVEMPHMSGIEFLKQLIPQTPVPVVVVTSTPTNALDALSAGAVDFVKKPVVKSPADMQKFVRDLSFKIKIASTAKVHKANMQVTAPSLTQRLSAIRPLNQSTIIAIGASTGGTEAILEVVKDLPATTPGVMIVQHMPPVFTNMYAERLDRICKMSVKEAADNDRIEQGRILIAAGEHHMRLCKDARGYYIRSQTGERVNGHCPSVDVLFNSVADVAKCRVIGVILTGMGADGAKGLLRMRQAGAYTIGQDQASCVVYGMPMEAYKMGGVCKQLPLDQISDEILYQLSKH; encoded by the coding sequence ATGGCAATTCGCGTACTCGTTGTGGACGACTCCCTTGTCTTTCGAAAACAGCTGCAAATGAGTCTTTCTCAGGATACACGAATCGACGTAATTGCAACCGCTATTGACCCCGTGGATGCCAAACAGAAAATTCTTTCTCTGCATCCGGATGTGGTCACACTGGATGTGGAAATGCCACACATGAGCGGTATCGAATTTTTAAAACAGTTGATTCCGCAGACGCCAGTACCGGTGGTAGTAGTTACCTCCACTCCGACCAATGCCTTGGATGCATTAAGCGCCGGTGCTGTGGATTTCGTAAAAAAGCCGGTAGTAAAGTCACCGGCTGACATGCAGAAATTTGTTCGTGACCTTTCTTTTAAAATCAAAATTGCTTCCACCGCAAAAGTGCATAAAGCAAACATGCAGGTCACAGCACCCAGCCTAACGCAGCGCTTGTCTGCGATACGCCCCCTAAACCAAAGCACTATCATTGCCATCGGTGCATCTACCGGCGGAACCGAGGCCATTTTGGAAGTTGTAAAGGATTTGCCTGCAACAACGCCCGGCGTTATGATTGTGCAGCATATGCCGCCTGTTTTTACAAATATGTATGCGGAGCGTCTTGATAGAATCTGTAAGATGTCTGTTAAGGAAGCTGCCGACAATGACCGAATTGAACAGGGACGAATTCTCATTGCAGCTGGTGAACATCACATGCGGCTGTGCAAAGATGCCCGTGGATATTATATCCGCAGCCAAACCGGTGAACGTGTAAACGGCCACTGTCCCTCTGTTGATGTTCTGTTCAACTCGGTTGCAGATGTTGCAAAGTGCCGGGTAATCGGTGTCATCCTTACCGGAATGGGTGCAGACGGTGCGAAGGGGCTGCTCCGTATGCGTCAGGCCGGTGCCTACACCATTGGTCAGGACCAAGCTTCCTGTGTTGTTTATGGAATGCCGATGGAGGCCTATAAAATGGGAGGTGTCTGCAAACAGCTCCCGCTTGACCAGATCTCCGATGAAATTCTGTACCAGCTCAGCAAACACTGA
- a CDS encoding tRNA 2-thiocytidine biosynthesis TtcA family protein yields the protein MEKYLEVERSLIKKYRKPIWNRFIGGIKDYELIKPGDKIAVCISGGKDSVLLACCMQHLQKYTEIPFSLEFIAMDPGYNPENRALLLSNCETLHIPVHIFETDIFNIVVNEEKSPCYLCARMRRGYLYRHAQELGCNKIALGHHFDDVIETILMSMLYGAEMRTMMPKLHSQNFAGMQLIRPLYLVHEQDILAWKRYNNLQFLQCACRFTEQGARDPGSAGKRAEVKALIAYLRAQNPQVDRNIFRSAQDVNLETLISWRQQKEHHSFLENYDI from the coding sequence ATGGAAAAGTATCTCGAAGTTGAACGCAGCCTCATTAAAAAATACCGCAAACCGATTTGGAACCGCTTTATCGGCGGCATCAAAGACTATGAATTAATAAAACCAGGCGATAAAATCGCCGTGTGCATTTCCGGCGGAAAAGACAGCGTTCTGCTGGCCTGTTGTATGCAGCATTTGCAGAAGTACACGGAAATCCCATTTTCGCTTGAGTTTATCGCCATGGACCCCGGTTATAATCCGGAAAACCGTGCGCTGCTGCTCTCCAACTGCGAAACGCTGCATATTCCAGTGCATATTTTTGAAACAGATATTTTTAATATCGTTGTAAATGAAGAAAAGTCCCCCTGTTACCTGTGTGCGCGGATGCGGCGCGGTTATCTTTACCGCCACGCACAGGAACTTGGCTGCAACAAAATTGCGCTTGGCCACCACTTTGACGACGTCATTGAAACGATCCTAATGAGCATGCTGTATGGTGCTGAAATGCGCACCATGATGCCAAAGCTGCACAGCCAGAACTTTGCCGGCATGCAGTTAATCCGGCCGCTGTATCTGGTGCATGAACAGGACATTCTGGCGTGGAAGCGTTACAATAATCTGCAGTTTCTTCAGTGTGCCTGCCGCTTTACGGAACAGGGTGCACGTGACCCCGGCAGTGCTGGCAAACGAGCCGAAGTAAAAGCGCTGATTGCCTACCTGCGCGCACAGAATCCGCAGGTAGACCGCAATATTTTCCGCAGTGCACAGGATGTAAATTTAGAAACACTCATTAGTTGGCGGCAGCAAAAAGAGCACCACAGTTTTCTTGAAAATTATGATATATGA